In a single window of the Canis lupus familiaris isolate Mischka breed German Shepherd chromosome 2, alternate assembly UU_Cfam_GSD_1.0, whole genome shotgun sequence genome:
- the ID3 gene encoding DNA-binding protein inhibitor ID-3, whose protein sequence is MKALSPVRGCYEAVCCLSERSLAIARGRGKGPAAEEPLSLLDDMNHCYSRLRELVPGVPRGTQLSQVEILQRVIDYILDLQVVLAEPAPGPPDGPHLPIQTAELAPELVISNDKRSFCH, encoded by the exons ATGAAGGCGCTGAGCCCGGTGCGCGGCTGCTACGAGGCGGTGTGCTGCCTGTCCGAACGCAGCCTGGCCATCGCGCGCGGGCGCGGCAAGGGCCCGGCGGCCGAGGAGCCGCTGAGCCTGTTGGACGACATGAACCACTGCTACTCGCGCTTGCGGGAACTCGTACCCGGAGTCCCGCGAGGCACTCAGCTTAGCCAGGTGGAAATCCTGCAGCGCGTCATCGACTACATCCTCGACCTGCAGGTGGTCCTGGCCGAGCCCGCCCCTGGACCCCCCGACGGCCCGCATCTTCCCATCCAG ACAGCCGAGCTCGCTCCGGAACTCGTGATCTCCAACGACAAGAGGAGCTTCTGCCACTGA